In Halosegnis marinus, one genomic interval encodes:
- the paaK gene encoding phenylacetate--CoA ligase PaaK — translation MPEYAVERRDRESIRELQADRLRETVARAYENVPFYREALDEAGVSPDDIDSVEDVRELPMTTKEDFRDEYPDGLFAVDDEEVRRIHASSGTTGKPKIVGYTDGDLDVWSEVVARSLSASGVEPGDTVQNAYGYGLFTGGLGLHYGIEELGATVIPIGGGQTQRQVEILQDLGSDVISCTPSYALYIAETAEGMGIDPTDLDLSTVIFGAEPCTEPMRREIEERLGVTGIDIYGLSEIIGPGVSNECHEAQDGLHIWEDHFLPEVVDPATGEPVEEGEEGELVLTTLTKEAVPVLRYRTGDLTTLDYEECECSRTMVRMDNVTGRADDLLIVRGVNLYPSEIESVVLEFDDVAPYYRIDLDREDELDTMKLSVELAEDFDGDRGETREEILTRLENVLSFTPDELRLAEPGELARTEVGKVKRVFDNR, via the coding sequence ATGCCGGAGTACGCCGTGGAACGCCGCGACAGGGAATCGATTCGGGAGCTCCAGGCCGACCGGCTCCGCGAGACGGTCGCACGAGCCTACGAGAACGTCCCCTTCTACCGCGAGGCGCTGGACGAGGCCGGCGTCTCGCCCGACGACATCGACTCGGTCGAGGACGTGCGCGAGCTACCGATGACGACGAAGGAGGACTTCCGCGACGAGTACCCCGACGGACTGTTCGCCGTGGACGACGAGGAGGTCCGCCGGATCCACGCCTCCTCGGGGACGACCGGGAAGCCGAAGATCGTCGGCTACACCGACGGCGACCTCGACGTGTGGAGCGAAGTGGTGGCGCGCTCGCTGTCCGCCTCGGGCGTCGAGCCGGGCGACACGGTCCAGAACGCCTACGGCTACGGCCTCTTCACGGGCGGTCTCGGCCTCCACTACGGCATCGAGGAGCTTGGCGCGACGGTCATCCCCATCGGCGGCGGGCAGACCCAGCGACAGGTCGAGATACTGCAGGACCTCGGAAGCGACGTCATCTCCTGTACCCCGTCGTACGCGCTGTACATCGCCGAGACCGCCGAGGGGATGGGTATCGACCCGACCGACCTCGACCTCTCGACGGTCATCTTCGGCGCGGAGCCGTGTACCGAGCCGATGCGCCGCGAGATAGAGGAGCGGCTCGGCGTCACCGGCATCGACATCTACGGCCTCTCCGAGATAATCGGCCCCGGCGTCTCGAACGAGTGTCACGAGGCACAGGACGGCCTCCACATCTGGGAGGACCACTTCCTGCCGGAGGTCGTGGACCCGGCGACCGGCGAGCCCGTCGAGGAGGGCGAGGAGGGCGAACTCGTGCTGACGACGCTGACGAAGGAGGCCGTCCCCGTGCTCCGCTACCGGACGGGCGACCTGACGACGCTGGACTACGAGGAGTGCGAGTGCAGCCGCACGATGGTCCGCATGGACAACGTCACCGGCCGGGCCGACGACCTGCTCATCGTCCGCGGCGTGAACCTCTACCCGAGCGAGATAGAGTCGGTCGTGCTGGAGTTCGACGACGTGGCCCCGTACTACCGCATCGACCTCGACCGCGAGGACGAACTCGACACGATGAAGCTCTCGGTCGAGCTGGCCGAGGACTTCGACGGCGACCGCGGGGAGACCCGCGAGGAGATCCTGACGCGGCTGGAGAACGTCCTCTCGTTCACCCCGGACGAGCTTCGGCTGGCGGAGCCGGGGGAACTCGCGCGGACCGAGGTGGGCAAGGTGAAGCGCGTCTTCGACAACCGATAG
- a CDS encoding TspO/MBR family protein gives MELGTRGLSLPPRGDVLTAAGFVVAVNAVGALPAAFVGADTSWIDEPFFFPPTIAFPVVWTILFTLLGVALFRVWRADAGAARTRALALFGVQFALNVAWTPAFFGLRSPGLGLAVIAALWVAIVATMVAFDRVDRRAAALMIPYLAWVSFAAVLNAAIYLGV, from the coding sequence ATGGAACTCGGGACACGCGGGCTCTCGCTCCCGCCGCGCGGTGACGTACTGACGGCGGCGGGGTTCGTCGTCGCGGTGAACGCCGTCGGCGCGCTCCCGGCCGCCTTCGTCGGCGCGGACACCTCGTGGATAGACGAGCCGTTCTTCTTCCCGCCGACGATCGCGTTCCCGGTCGTGTGGACCATCCTGTTCACCCTGCTCGGGGTCGCGCTGTTCCGGGTGTGGCGCGCCGACGCGGGCGCGGCACGCACCCGCGCGCTCGCGCTGTTCGGCGTGCAGTTCGCGCTCAACGTCGCGTGGACGCCGGCCTTCTTCGGCCTGCGGAGCCCGGGGCTCGGCCTCGCCGTCATCGCGGCGCTGTGGGTCGCCATCGTCGCCACCATGGTCGCGTTCGACCGGGTGGACCGACGCGCGGCCGCGCTGATGATTCCCTACCTCGCGTGGGTGTCGTTCGCGGCGGTGCTGAACGCGGCCATCTACCTCGGCGTGTAG
- a CDS encoding phenylacetic acid degradation protein PaaB — protein sequence MRFEVFRQEKRKDYHQHVGDVHAPNMELAKQYAQVMHARRKPANSLWVVPKDDIGTVDADEMGVEMGGTTQKEYRWATNYSTGQMAEEIEDSQREQEDAERELKASKGEGGD from the coding sequence ATGCGCTTCGAAGTGTTCCGCCAGGAGAAACGGAAGGACTACCACCAGCACGTCGGCGACGTGCACGCCCCGAACATGGAGCTCGCCAAGCAGTACGCGCAGGTGATGCACGCCCGCCGGAAGCCCGCGAACTCGCTGTGGGTCGTCCCGAAGGACGATATCGGTACGGTGGACGCCGACGAGATGGGCGTCGAGATGGGCGGTACGACCCAGAAGGAGTACCGCTGGGCGACGAACTACTCCACGGGACAGATGGCCGAGGAGATCGAGGACAGCCAGCGCGAGCAGGAGGACGCCGAGCGCGAACTGAAGGCGTCGAAGGGTGAGGGCGGTGACTGA
- a CDS encoding ABC transporter substrate-binding protein, whose amino-acid sequence MGAKDTGSTTRRSFLSLAAAGSAVALAGCSGGGGSGGNTATLGSLNPMSGSYSSLGPNQRAGVELAVEQVNNGDEFDYGFETVYKDTATEAGTAQQVAQQAVQQDDADFLMGAISSSVALSLNEFAASEEVVYFSGGAAVPITGSACNEWVYRFETNTAQIAEAISDYTVNELGSNVWFHIADYAYGDSVYQRTRQRMSEESDAFTEVGQTASELGSSNFGSYISQISNSDADSVILGMLGGDLVSFVNQAANRGLTEEVNIVAPTMSIQSTRQALGQQGVGTYGGVRYNANIDIGDNAQFVEAFREANDGRLPDNFERTGYESVRYLAAGMQEAESTDPADVRDALEGMTRTTVLGDVTLREEDHQATVPTWMAEMVPGEGETAEVELLSRTDDNLPPASELGCEMN is encoded by the coding sequence ATGGGAGCCAAGGACACGGGTTCGACGACGCGGCGGTCGTTCCTCTCGCTGGCGGCGGCGGGGAGCGCGGTAGCACTGGCCGGCTGTAGCGGCGGCGGCGGAAGCGGGGGGAACACCGCCACCCTCGGCAGCCTCAATCCGATGAGCGGGTCGTACAGTTCGCTCGGGCCGAACCAGCGCGCCGGCGTGGAGCTGGCGGTCGAGCAGGTCAACAACGGCGACGAGTTCGACTACGGCTTCGAGACCGTCTACAAGGACACCGCCACGGAGGCCGGGACCGCCCAGCAGGTGGCCCAACAGGCCGTCCAGCAGGACGACGCCGACTTCCTGATGGGCGCGATATCGAGCTCCGTCGCGCTGTCGCTCAACGAGTTCGCGGCCTCGGAGGAGGTCGTCTACTTCTCCGGCGGCGCGGCCGTCCCCATCACCGGCAGCGCCTGCAACGAGTGGGTGTACCGGTTCGAGACCAACACGGCACAGATAGCGGAGGCCATCTCCGACTACACCGTGAACGAACTCGGCTCGAACGTCTGGTTCCACATCGCCGACTACGCGTACGGCGACTCGGTGTACCAGCGGACCCGCCAGCGGATGAGCGAGGAGTCGGACGCGTTCACCGAGGTCGGACAGACCGCCTCGGAACTCGGCTCGTCGAACTTCGGCTCGTACATCAGCCAGATCAGCAACTCCGACGCCGACTCGGTGATACTCGGGATGCTCGGCGGCGACCTCGTGAGCTTCGTGAACCAGGCCGCGAACCGCGGGCTCACCGAGGAGGTGAACATCGTCGCGCCGACGATGAGCATCCAGAGCACCCGGCAGGCGCTCGGCCAGCAGGGCGTCGGCACCTACGGCGGCGTCCGATACAACGCGAACATCGACATCGGCGACAACGCCCAGTTCGTCGAGGCGTTTCGGGAGGCGAACGACGGGCGGCTCCCGGACAACTTCGAGCGCACCGGCTACGAGTCGGTCCGGTATCTCGCCGCCGGGATGCAGGAGGCGGAAAGCACCGACCCCGCGGACGTCCGCGACGCCCTCGAGGGGATGACCCGGACGACGGTGCTCGGCGACGTGACGCTCCGCGAGGAGGATCACCAGGCGACCGTGCCGACGTGGATGGCCGAGATGGTCCCCGGCGAGGGCGAGACCGCCGAGGTCGAACTGCTGAGCCGGACGGACGACAACCTTCCCCCCGCAAGCGAACTCGGCTGTGAGATGAACTGA
- the paaE gene encoding 1,2-phenylacetyl-CoA epoxidase subunit PaaE, which produces MRGQRPDPSTETAETEAATCPYCDGENTTREHPKGPSLCRSMHYCNDCDEPFEAFQ; this is translated from the coding sequence ATGAGGGGGCAGCGACCCGACCCCTCGACGGAGACGGCCGAGACGGAGGCCGCGACGTGTCCGTACTGCGACGGCGAGAACACGACGCGCGAACACCCGAAGGGGCCGTCGCTGTGCCGCTCGATGCACTACTGCAACGACTGCGACGAGCCGTTCGAGGCGTTCCAGTAG
- a CDS encoding ABC transporter ATP-binding protein, whose amino-acid sequence MTEPILRTRDLTKRFGELTAVDHVSLSVEPGEFRSVIGPNGAGKTTLFNCLSGAMKPSDGTVEFDGADLTRTAPHERVHRGLARSFQITNVFDALTVRENVRLAAQSVTGEVGGRDAFLRHKDSFEGVNVVTDDVLDRIGLASVESEPASTLAYGDRRRLELGLVLATDPKVVLLDEPTAGMSGDETRATMELIGEVLDDCSLLLIEHDIDLVMRLSDSITVLARGEVLATGPPAEIADDEAVNEAYLGGVRG is encoded by the coding sequence ATGACTGAGCCGATACTCCGGACCCGCGACCTGACGAAGCGGTTCGGGGAACTGACCGCCGTCGACCACGTGAGCCTCTCCGTCGAGCCGGGGGAGTTCAGGAGCGTCATCGGCCCGAACGGCGCGGGGAAGACCACGCTGTTCAACTGTCTCTCCGGCGCGATGAAACCGAGCGACGGCACCGTCGAGTTCGACGGAGCCGACCTGACGCGGACGGCGCCGCACGAGCGGGTCCACCGCGGGCTGGCGCGCTCGTTCCAGATAACGAACGTCTTCGACGCGCTCACCGTCCGCGAGAACGTCCGGCTCGCCGCCCAGTCGGTGACCGGGGAGGTCGGGGGGCGCGACGCGTTCCTCCGGCACAAGGACTCCTTCGAGGGGGTCAACGTGGTGACGGACGACGTCCTCGACCGCATCGGCCTCGCGTCGGTGGAGAGCGAGCCGGCGAGCACGCTCGCCTACGGCGACCGCCGCCGGCTGGAACTCGGGCTGGTGCTCGCGACCGACCCGAAGGTCGTCCTGCTGGACGAGCCGACGGCGGGGATGAGCGGCGACGAGACCAGAGCCACGATGGAACTCATCGGCGAGGTGCTCGACGACTGCTCGCTCCTCCTCATCGAACACGACATCGACCTGGTGATGCGGCTCTCCGACTCGATAACCGTGCTTGCGAGGGGGGAGGTGCTCGCGACCGGCCCGCCCGCCGAGATAGCCGACGACGAGGCCGTGAACGAGGCGTACCTCGGGGGTGTGCGCGGATGA
- the paaC gene encoding 1,2-phenylacetyl-CoA epoxidase subunit PaaC yields MRAVTELDPRDLSERERAAVVAELETLADDQFVVAERYIDWQTRGPTLEADIAVANIAQDEYGHARLWYDLLEDLGRAEEELIWERDPDAFRHATLLELDYGKGDWADCVLRGYLYDTFESLHLESLDGSTYPRIADRLGKVRGEENYHLEHTESWLDRLTEDVAPGDEALVRLQDALDRLYPHALTMFEPTEEEEAILDLGVRSTPLAELREDWLAVTTPFLAGLGLDVPEPRLPESGVRGRDGSHTDDWRGLYDEFTYTYEMLGREPAKLMVDPDEVEG; encoded by the coding sequence GTGAGGGCGGTGACTGAGCTCGACCCCCGCGACCTCTCCGAGCGGGAGCGCGCCGCCGTCGTCGCCGAGCTGGAGACGCTCGCGGACGACCAGTTCGTCGTCGCCGAGCGGTACATCGACTGGCAGACGCGCGGTCCCACCCTCGAAGCCGACATCGCCGTCGCCAACATCGCGCAGGACGAGTACGGCCACGCCCGCCTCTGGTACGACCTGCTGGAGGACCTCGGTCGCGCCGAGGAGGAACTCATCTGGGAGCGCGACCCGGACGCGTTCCGCCACGCCACCCTGCTCGAACTCGACTACGGGAAGGGCGACTGGGCCGACTGCGTCCTCCGCGGCTACCTCTACGACACGTTCGAGTCGCTCCACCTGGAGTCGCTCGACGGCTCGACGTACCCCCGCATCGCGGACCGGCTCGGCAAGGTCCGCGGCGAGGAGAACTACCACCTCGAGCACACGGAGAGCTGGCTCGACCGCCTGACCGAGGACGTGGCGCCGGGCGACGAGGCGCTCGTCCGCCTGCAGGACGCGCTCGACCGGCTCTACCCCCACGCGCTGACGATGTTCGAGCCGACCGAGGAGGAGGAAGCCATCCTCGACCTCGGCGTCCGCTCGACGCCGCTCGCCGAACTCCGCGAGGACTGGCTCGCCGTCACGACGCCGTTTCTCGCGGGGCTGGGCCTCGACGTGCCCGAGCCCCGCCTCCCCGAGTCCGGGGTGCGCGGCCGCGACGGCAGCCACACCGACGACTGGCGCGGGCTCTACGACGAGTTCACGTACACCTACGAGATGCTCGGGCGCGAGCCGGCGAAGCTGATGGTCGACCCCGACGAGGTGGAGGGATGA
- a CDS encoding VOC family protein yields the protein MDDDLPAGTRVGRVTLAVADLDRLADFYERVVGLELRERSDDRALLGAETGDPFLELRASDRPERGDDETGLFHVAFRVPDRTALGAAVERIERRWLLDGASDHLVSEALYFRDPEGNGIEVYRDRPRGEWPRTDDGGVEMDSLPLDTDALRADGDGAATVPDGTDVGHVHLEVSDVPAARDFYVGALGFGVRDEWVRDGAPEALFVAAGDYHHHVGLNTWYGCTEPATGLGLAVFELVLPDADALAAAEERLRAAGYDPERDDGGVTVADPDGIRLWLRPE from the coding sequence ATGGACGACGACCTCCCGGCGGGGACGCGTGTGGGGCGCGTGACGCTCGCCGTCGCGGACCTCGACCGCCTCGCGGACTTCTACGAGCGGGTCGTGGGGCTCGAACTCCGCGAGCGGAGCGACGACCGGGCGCTTCTCGGCGCCGAGACGGGCGACCCGTTCCTCGAACTGCGCGCGAGCGACCGCCCCGAGCGCGGCGACGACGAGACGGGGCTGTTCCACGTCGCGTTCCGGGTGCCGGACCGCACGGCGCTGGGCGCGGCCGTCGAGCGCATCGAGCGCCGGTGGCTCCTCGACGGCGCGTCGGACCACCTCGTCAGCGAGGCGCTCTACTTCCGCGACCCGGAGGGGAACGGCATCGAGGTGTACCGCGACCGCCCGCGCGGGGAGTGGCCCCGGACCGACGACGGCGGCGTCGAGATGGACTCGCTCCCGCTCGACACCGACGCCCTGCGCGCGGACGGCGACGGCGCGGCGACGGTCCCCGACGGGACCGACGTGGGCCACGTCCACCTCGAAGTCTCCGACGTTCCCGCCGCGCGCGACTTCTACGTCGGCGCGCTCGGGTTCGGCGTCCGCGACGAGTGGGTGCGCGACGGCGCCCCGGAGGCGCTGTTCGTCGCCGCGGGCGACTACCACCACCACGTCGGCCTGAACACGTGGTACGGCTGCACCGAGCCGGCGACCGGGCTGGGGCTCGCGGTCTTCGAACTCGTCCTCCCGGACGCCGACGCGCTCGCCGCGGCCGAGGAGCGCCTCCGAGCGGCCGGCTACGACCCCGAGCGCGACGACGGGGGCGTGACCGTCGCCGACCCGGACGGCATCCGCCTGTGGCTGCGTCCTGAGTAA
- a CDS encoding DUF429 domain-containing protein, whose product MADTPTFHGVDFSGAARPGDDIWLATVADGRVTACRSAREAFDATGRDDVLGALREWLATADGPVGLDFSFGLPRALLPPLDDWPAFLAWFRDEFADADGRTMQTRLKDRARAGATDGVELKRATDGPVGASSPYSFITRYQTLHGVRDVLAPLVLDGRAGVEPLAPADGPTLCEIYPASALRALDLPDERYKGGAHAGERARRERIVAGLREHVRLDDATADLLVAEGGGDALDAVVAALTVSRVAEAGFAVDADRYDPLEGYIYTPR is encoded by the coding sequence ATGGCGGACACGCCCACCTTCCACGGCGTCGATTTCTCCGGGGCCGCCCGACCCGGCGACGACATCTGGCTCGCCACGGTCGCGGACGGCCGCGTCACGGCCTGCCGGTCCGCGCGCGAGGCGTTCGACGCGACCGGGCGCGACGACGTGCTGGGCGCGCTCCGCGAGTGGCTCGCGACGGCGGACGGCCCGGTCGGCCTCGACTTCTCGTTCGGCCTCCCGCGCGCGCTGCTTCCCCCGCTCGACGACTGGCCGGCGTTCCTCGCGTGGTTCCGCGACGAGTTCGCCGACGCCGACGGGAGGACGATGCAGACGCGCTTGAAGGACCGCGCACGCGCGGGCGCGACCGACGGCGTGGAACTGAAGCGCGCCACGGACGGCCCGGTCGGCGCGTCCTCGCCGTACTCGTTCATCACGCGCTATCAGACGCTCCACGGGGTCCGAGACGTGCTCGCGCCGCTGGTCCTCGACGGTCGCGCCGGCGTCGAACCGCTCGCCCCGGCCGACGGCCCGACGCTGTGCGAGATATACCCCGCGAGCGCGCTGCGAGCGCTCGACCTGCCCGACGAGCGCTACAAAGGGGGGGCTCACGCGGGCGAGCGCGCGCGGCGCGAGCGCATCGTCGCGGGCCTGCGCGAACACGTCCGTCTCGACGACGCGACCGCCGACCTGCTCGTCGCCGAGGGAGGCGGGGACGCGCTCGACGCCGTGGTCGCGGCGCTCACCGTCTCCCGTGTCGCCGAAGCGGGCTTCGCCGTCGACGCCGACCGCTACGACCCGCTGGAGGGGTACATCTACACGCCGAGGTAG
- the paaD gene encoding 1,2-phenylacetyl-CoA epoxidase subunit PaaD — MSEAPEAPFDGPEYCGYTDYVEGVAPDDLPNTGADATGLEREIWDAVYEIEDPEMPVSVVDLGLIYGVGVRETAEGTEATVRMTLTYTGCPARDMLTDDVREAAAGVAGVDDARVELVWSPEWNLSMVTDAGKESLRDFGVSI; from the coding sequence ATGAGCGAGGCGCCCGAGGCCCCGTTCGACGGCCCGGAGTACTGCGGCTACACCGACTACGTCGAGGGCGTCGCCCCCGACGACCTCCCGAACACGGGCGCGGACGCGACCGGCCTCGAACGCGAGATATGGGACGCCGTCTACGAGATAGAGGACCCCGAGATGCCCGTCTCGGTCGTGGACCTCGGGCTCATCTACGGCGTCGGCGTGCGCGAGACGGCGGAGGGCACGGAGGCGACGGTGCGGATGACGCTCACCTACACCGGCTGTCCGGCCCGCGACATGCTCACCGACGACGTGCGCGAGGCCGCCGCGGGCGTCGCGGGCGTGGACGACGCCCGCGTCGAACTCGTCTGGTCGCCGGAGTGGAACCTCTCGATGGTGACCGACGCCGGCAAGGAGTCGCTGCGCGACTTCGGGGTGAGCATATGA
- the paaA gene encoding 1,2-phenylacetyl-CoA epoxidase subunit PaaA, producing MDIETVKERAGPREFGPGDEMPEEYRKAATRMIQFHANSEIMGALIERPFIRQAPSLERKLAVSAQVQDEIGHGQLLYRAAEQLGVKTREEMLDELADGRGKFLNCFHYPLDHWYELPMIMFFVDGAAMRRQASLKRTSWEPYAHAIDKICFEEGFHIKHGEDILREIATGSKRDRELLQEAFEKWWPRILQFFGPTDDASTHGGFAQEVGLKTMSNDDLRNAFLNAYLPKAEKYGLEIPEYPRIEYDESRDHYEIENDDLDWDEFGTVARNEFPTGREQIDSRGRRQEAVEWVREAILDDTAVAGTTGAAAD from the coding sequence ATGGACATCGAGACGGTGAAGGAGCGAGCCGGGCCGCGGGAGTTCGGCCCGGGCGACGAGATGCCCGAGGAGTACCGGAAGGCCGCGACCCGGATGATTCAGTTCCACGCGAACTCCGAGATCATGGGCGCGCTCATCGAGCGGCCCTTCATCCGGCAGGCCCCCTCCCTCGAACGGAAGCTCGCCGTCTCCGCACAGGTGCAGGACGAGATCGGCCACGGCCAGCTGCTCTACCGGGCGGCCGAACAGCTCGGCGTGAAGACCCGCGAGGAGATGCTGGACGAACTCGCCGACGGCCGCGGGAAGTTCCTCAACTGCTTCCACTACCCGCTCGACCACTGGTACGAGCTGCCGATGATCATGTTCTTCGTGGACGGCGCGGCGATGCGCCGGCAGGCCTCCCTCAAGCGCACCTCGTGGGAGCCGTACGCCCACGCCATCGACAAGATCTGCTTCGAGGAGGGGTTCCACATCAAGCACGGCGAGGACATCCTCCGCGAGATAGCGACCGGGTCGAAGCGCGACCGGGAACTGCTCCAGGAGGCCTTCGAGAAGTGGTGGCCCCGCATCCTCCAGTTCTTCGGGCCGACGGACGACGCCTCCACCCACGGCGGCTTCGCCCAGGAGGTCGGGCTCAAGACGATGAGCAACGACGACCTGCGCAACGCCTTCCTCAACGCCTACCTCCCGAAGGCGGAGAAGTACGGGCTGGAGATACCGGAGTACCCGCGCATCGAGTACGACGAGTCGCGCGACCACTACGAGATCGAGAACGACGACCTCGACTGGGACGAGTTCGGCACGGTCGCCCGCAACGAGTTCCCGACGGGCCGCGAGCAGATCGACTCGCGGGGCCGCCGACAGGAGGCGGTCGAGTGGGTGCGCGAGGCGATACTCGACGACACGGCCGTCGCCGGCACGACCGGCGCGGCCGCCGACTGA
- a CDS encoding ABC transporter permease, giving the protein MALGISALAEQLVNGLTLGIVYVLLAAGLSIIFGVMDVINFSHGELFALGAYFALSVIEPLGAGTGFVVALVVAPVLVGVVGAVIERTTLRPLYGRNPLYHILLTFGLVLVLNDLIVLIWGSQQRQLPVPELLNQPLAVGGVSASVYSAFMIVAGTALAVGTWLLLNRTRYGMIVRAGSMDRGMVRNLGIDIDRYYTLVFGFGAALAAVAGIILGGYQSVSPGMGNSVLVSAFVIVVLGGLGSFRGAIYGGLLVGVVQTFTRTYVPVLEGLTVFLLMIAVLLVRPQGLFGESGHGGGESDGDLLVGGNGGVLTAATRTRIGRAAVAGLAAAPVVLLAVGQPYYVTLLNTVLIWALFALSLDIVMGYTGLVPLGHTMFYGAGAYAAGLAMLHLSSSFVVALLVAALVGAVIAWVVGSVSIRVSGVYFAMITLAFAELLYQAVFKLDFTGGSDGLLGFEPTLGVAGFGPEFGDIELFVAGVEITGAVVFYYLAFLVVVGALVGSRRLMSAPFGSVLLSIRESEERSEFIGYDTTAYKRRAFVLAGSLGGLAGGLLAVNPSTFVISPDQTLAWIHSGEVIVMTLVGGMGTLYGPMVGAGLIIAVEDVLASVTDQWRLVVGTVFILFVIFVPRGLVSLPSLVADRRRAGGGPPGPESGREEVATDD; this is encoded by the coding sequence ATGGCCCTCGGTATCTCCGCTCTCGCAGAGCAACTGGTCAACGGCCTCACGCTGGGCATCGTCTACGTCCTGTTAGCCGCGGGTCTCTCCATCATCTTCGGCGTCATGGACGTCATCAACTTCTCGCACGGCGAGCTGTTCGCCCTCGGCGCGTACTTCGCGCTCTCGGTCATCGAGCCGCTCGGGGCCGGGACGGGGTTCGTCGTGGCGCTCGTCGTCGCCCCCGTGCTGGTCGGGGTCGTCGGCGCGGTCATCGAGCGGACGACCCTCCGACCGCTGTACGGCCGGAACCCCCTGTACCACATCCTGCTCACCTTCGGGCTGGTGTTGGTGCTGAACGACCTCATCGTCCTGATATGGGGGAGCCAGCAGCGCCAGCTCCCGGTGCCGGAGCTGTTGAACCAGCCACTCGCGGTCGGCGGCGTCTCGGCGTCGGTGTACAGCGCGTTCATGATCGTCGCCGGGACGGCGCTCGCCGTGGGGACGTGGCTCCTGCTCAACCGGACCCGCTACGGGATGATCGTCCGCGCCGGGTCGATGGACCGGGGGATGGTGCGGAACCTCGGCATCGACATCGACCGGTACTACACGCTGGTCTTCGGCTTCGGGGCCGCGCTCGCGGCGGTCGCGGGCATCATCCTCGGCGGCTACCAGAGCGTCAGCCCGGGGATGGGCAACAGCGTCCTCGTCTCGGCGTTCGTCATCGTCGTGCTCGGGGGGCTCGGCAGCTTCCGGGGCGCGATATACGGCGGGCTCCTCGTCGGGGTGGTCCAGACGTTCACCCGGACGTACGTCCCGGTGTTGGAGGGACTGACCGTCTTCCTGTTGATGATAGCCGTCCTGCTCGTCCGCCCGCAGGGGCTGTTCGGCGAGTCCGGCCACGGCGGCGGGGAGAGCGACGGCGACCTCCTCGTCGGGGGGAACGGCGGCGTCCTCACGGCGGCGACCCGGACCAGAATCGGCCGGGCCGCGGTCGCGGGGCTCGCGGCCGCGCCTGTCGTCCTGCTCGCCGTCGGGCAACCCTACTACGTCACGCTCCTCAACACCGTTCTCATCTGGGCGCTGTTCGCGCTCAGCCTCGACATCGTCATGGGCTACACCGGGCTGGTCCCGCTCGGCCACACGATGTTCTACGGGGCGGGCGCGTACGCCGCCGGGCTGGCGATGCTCCACCTCTCGTCGTCGTTCGTCGTCGCACTCCTCGTGGCGGCGCTGGTCGGCGCGGTCATCGCGTGGGTGGTCGGGAGCGTCTCCATCCGCGTCTCGGGCGTCTACTTCGCCATGATAACCCTCGCCTTCGCGGAACTGCTGTATCAGGCCGTGTTCAAGCTCGACTTCACCGGCGGCAGCGACGGGCTGCTCGGCTTCGAGCCGACGCTCGGCGTCGCCGGGTTCGGCCCCGAGTTCGGCGACATCGAACTGTTCGTCGCCGGCGTCGAGATAACGGGCGCGGTCGTGTTCTACTACCTCGCCTTCCTCGTCGTGGTCGGCGCGCTCGTCGGCTCGCGCCGGCTCATGTCGGCGCCGTTCGGGAGCGTCCTCCTCTCCATCCGGGAGAGCGAGGAGCGCTCGGAGTTCATCGGCTACGACACGACGGCGTACAAGCGGCGGGCGTTCGTCCTCGCGGGGTCGCTCGGCGGCCTCGCGGGCGGACTGCTCGCCGTCAACCCCTCGACGTTCGTCATCTCGCCCGACCAGACGCTGGCGTGGATCCACTCCGGCGAGGTCATCGTGATGACGCTCGTCGGCGGGATGGGCACGCTGTACGGCCCGATGGTCGGCGCCGGCCTCATCATCGCGGTCGAGGACGTGCTCGCCTCCGTCACGGACCAGTGGCGGCTGGTCGTCGGGACCGTGTTCATCCTGTTCGTGATATTCGTCCCGCGGGGGCTGGTCTCGCTGCCGTCGCTCGTCGCCGACAGGCGGCGGGCCGGCGGCGGCCCGCCCGGCCCCGAGTCGGGGCGCGAGGAGGTGGCGACCGATGACTGA